The Candidatus Binatia bacterium sequence CTGCTGACCAATAGCTGCGACCATCTGCGCAGACTCTCGGACATTTGCATCGACAAGCAGCTGGCACCGTTCTGCCATTACATCGATGTTCCCCACGTCAACAGCGAGAGCTCGCGTACGCGCCTGGTGGCGCAGTTGCGTGTCCTGAAGCAGCGGCTGGAGTCGGCCTTCGGGGTCACCATTTCAGACGAGAAGCTTGCGGACGCGTTGAAACTGTACAACCGGACGCGGCTGCTGCTGAGCCGGGCATCGCGGCTGCGTGCGGACCATCCGCCGCGCCTCACGGGCAGCGAGGTGCTGGCCATGTCGGTGGCCGCCGCGAGCATGCCGAAGGATCAGTTCAACGCCTTGCTGGAGCGGCGCCTCGGACAGATCGAGGCGGGAAACGGTGTGCCGGCAAGCGGCGGCCCCCGTCTGCTGATCATCGGCGGGGCGCTCGATGATCCCGGCTATCTCGAAGTCATCGAGTCGTTGGGAGCCTCCGTTGTTGCCGATCAGCTGTGTTGGGGCTCAAAGACCTTCTCCGAGCAGGCGGTGGAG is a genomic window containing:
- a CDS encoding 2-hydroxyacyl-CoA dehydratase family protein; the protein is MEERIDFRRWAGPIENDSVREWKAGGGRVAGFFCANAPEEVLWAAGILPLRMRGTGSEDTSTADQYFGPVNCGFVRHTLNRIASGELAFLDGLLLTNSCDHLRRLSDICIDKQLAPFCHYIDVPHVNSESSRTRLVAQLRVLKQRLESAFGVTISDEKLADALKLYNRTRLLLSRASRLRADHPPRLTGSEVLAMSVAAASMPKDQFNALLERRLGQIEAGNGVPASGGPRLLIIGGALDDPGYLEVIESLGASVVADQLCWGSKTFSEQAVE